The genomic region AGCTTTAGTATTTAACTCACTTCCTAAAGGCTATGATCATTCAATTTATGCTTTTATAAAGAGAATTATTCCTATTGGTAGAGTTCTCAAAATTAATAATACAGATGGTAACAATATTATAACTTTTAACAACTAAGGAGGTTTTATGGCTGATGATCAAGAAAAATTACTAATTGATGAAGAAGAAACGGTTCAAATAAAAGATTTAAATAAGGTTACGACCGTTAACAATACTGATCTTTTACTGCTTGATGATGGAGCTGCAAGCAGTAATGCTATCACCTTTAAAAACTTTTTAGATGCTTCTAAAGACAAAATATTTAAAGGAGAAGGATTAGACTATTTTAAGCAGATAATTAAGTCTACAATTGCCGAAGAACTTGCAGCCAATACAGATTTTGTAGAAACAATTTATGCTAAAATAACGGACAAATTAATTAACAACGATTCTACTAATATTTCTAACCTTTTTAGTAAAATTAAATCACGCCTTACAAATAGCATATCATCAGCCACTCTATCTAGAAATGATGATCTTTTGATAATGTCTTCTTCAAGTATTCAAAAAACACCCGTTCCAAAACAACTGCTTGGAGCACCATCAGATTTTTCACATGGAAGAAATTTTGCATACGGACCAACGCTTTATTCGTCTGACTACAAGAACAAATCAATAACTATTAAGTTGGAGCACACTAATAATGCAACTCTTATTTTTTATAAATATAAGGATAATGACCCCATTTACCTTGATATTGAGCTTGACGCAGAACACTACAGTAATAGCGAGAGTAAAGTACTTTATCTAAGATATTCCGATGAAAGTGAAACAAGTATGGCTTATGAGCAATCAGACGCTCCCCCAAGGACTATCTAGTAGATTTCCCATGTATAAAGGATGGTATATTCAAAAAAGAGCCTACCTATCAGGGGGCCCCATCCCGCAGCTTTAAAAGCTGCAAACTTTTTTAGCAAAAATTACGATTTTGATATAATGTATATACAAATAAAAAATTAAAATAAAGGATTAAAAAATGGATACTATTAAATTAACAGAACTTCTTATCAATTTAAATGAAATTAAACTTATAGCCGTAATGATTTTTGTAACAGTATTGGTTTTAGGAGTGTTAATTCTTCTCAAGCCTTTATTAAAAGACATATTGACTATTGTAATAGGCAAGATTTTTAAGAATGGCAATGGTAATGGCAAAAATCACATTAAAAAAAGAGATTAACTTATGAAATTATCCAAAGATAATGTTGAGCTTGGACTTACGTCTTTATCAACCCTTATTGATATATTTTCTAAATTTGAAGATGAATTTGATGAAATTGCACATAAAGGATTCTTTTTGGTTTATGAGCTGTATTCTCATTATAAATTAATCTATACAGCAAATATGGAAAGACTTGAGAGTGCATTAACCCCAGCAATAAATGCGGCACTCGCTCCATTAAATGAAAAAATCAATCAATGCATTGACTTAGTTAATTCTGATGAAAAAAATCTCAAAATATCTAATGATCTGAAATTCAATCAGGAAGGAAAACCTATCTATAAGGAAAGAACAAATAATGCAAAATAACACTATTGGTTTAGGACTTAATTTACTATCCAGCTTAACTAACATAGCTAAAACTGATACAAACATAGATCATAATTACATTAATACTTTTAGTAAAGTAATAGATTTTTTCTACAAAACATATATAAGCACACTAAAATCTATGGAAACAGCTGAGTCAACTAAAATATTTGAAGAAATACAAGACATTTTAAAATATAACATTGAGATAATAGAGGCTATCTCTACTGATAAAAGCAAAAGAATTATCACTTCACTTAAAGCAACACGTAACAAAATCATGAAAGAATATATCAAAATACTTAAAAGAGGTGAAAATGCTTAAAAGATTGCATTGTCTACTAATTGCTTTGCTACTATGTTGCACCACTATTGCCAACCTACCAGAAGAGCCAAACCCGCCAATTATTCCAACACTAAAATCTTTAGCTAAATATGAAACACAACTTTCAGAGTATGTTATTTACCTAGTAACATTTTTAGCTAAAACAAAAGTTAAAGTTAATGATCCAAATTATCCAGAATATCCTTATCCAGACTTATCAGCACTAAAAGACGAACACTCCATAACTGCGGTAAGACATAATATCAACATATATTTAGAGTACATTAAAAAAACAAAACCAATAGCGGAAAAAGTCTATAATAAATATTCCCAGTTAAAAATGTAAATTACAAAAAGGTTTTTCTTGCAAGAAATTCTATTTTACATATAAAAATCTCTAAAGCCAATTAATCTAAAATAGTGTATAATATGACCATAAGGGAAAATTTTATGGAAACAGTGTCAACAAATATTGCAAGTGTAACTCAAGAACAAATATATAAAGAATTTATTAGACTGGGCATGGAACAATTAATAGCACAAGATTTATCTAAAAGATATTATCACAATGAGCTAACATATAGAGATTTAGAAAATTTAGAAAAACAATTTGATATAAAATTTGATAATCTTATTTCTAAAATAGATAGTGTCAAAAGCGAACTTAATACTAAAATAGACAATGTAGAAAAGAATTTAAATCTAAAAATAGATGGTTTAGATACTAAGATAGATACTGTAGAAAAGAATTTAAATCTAAAAATAGATGGTTTAGATACTAAGATAGATACTGTAGAAAAGAATTTAAATGTCAAAATAGATAGTGTTAAAAGCGAACTTAATGCTAAGATCGATAGTGTTAAAAATGAACTTACTGCTAAAATAGACAATGTAGAAAAGAATTTAATGTCTCTTTCAGAAATGCTTAAATGGGTATTGGGAATTATGGGAGCAATGTCTATCACAATGATAGCAGGGCTAATATTTGCTTTCATTTCTAAATAGCTACTACCTCACTTAAAACATATCAATTCAAATAATAATTGTTTATCCAATATTTAGTATTAATAATTGATTAAGTGAATATTAATAATAAAAAAAGGAATAACAATGAAAATTATCAACATATTATTTTGTTTATTTTTACTAATGCTAAACAGCTGTAATTCTAATGATACTAATACTAGCCAA from Borreliella burgdorferi B31 harbors:
- the blyA gene encoding holin BlyA, with the translated sequence MDTIKLTELLINLNEIKLIAVMIFVTVLVLGVLILLKPLLKDILTIVIGKIFKNGNGNGKNHIKKRD
- a CDS encoding BlyB family putative holin accessory protein, whose amino-acid sequence is MKLSKDNVELGLTSLSTLIDIFSKFEDEFDEIAHKGFFLVYELYSHYKLIYTANMERLESALTPAINAALAPLNEKINQCIDLVNSDEKNLKISNDLKFNQEGKPIYKERTNNAK
- a CDS encoding BlyB family putative holin accessory protein; translation: MQNNTIGLGLNLLSSLTNIAKTDTNIDHNYINTFSKVIDFFYKTYISTLKSMETAESTKIFEEIQDILKYNIEIIEAISTDKSKRIITSLKATRNKIMKEYIKILKRGENA
- a CDS encoding BBA14 family lipoprotein produces the protein MLKRLHCLLIALLLCCTTIANLPEEPNPPIIPTLKSLAKYETQLSEYVIYLVTFLAKTKVKVNDPNYPEYPYPDLSALKDEHSITAVRHNINIYLEYIKKTKPIAEKVYNKYSQLKM
- the bdr gene encoding Bdr family repetitive protein, translating into METVSTNIASVTQEQIYKEFIRLGMEQLIAQDLSKRYYHNELTYRDLENLEKQFDIKFDNLISKIDSVKSELNTKIDNVEKNLNLKIDGLDTKIDTVEKNLNLKIDGLDTKIDTVEKNLNVKIDSVKSELNAKIDSVKNELTAKIDNVEKNLMSLSEMLKWVLGIMGAMSITMIAGLIFAFISK